In Synechococcus sp. KORDI-52, one genomic interval encodes:
- a CDS encoding sodium:proton antiporter: MTPERLGLLWGVTVFSGAAARLLAAKSEFPGVVLLLVSGLLIGRSGLGWVEPLDLGSGLGTVVGLLVSLVLFDGGLNLRLPGDTIKATVQRIAALRLLISLGGGLMAAHWLAGLSWSLAAVFSAIVLATGPTVVTPLVRQIRLTPPLGEVLEAEGLVLEPIGAVLALLLLELALGNLHGWREVMLGLLYRLGGGVLIGASVGWLLSEVLRRLNPDQLQGLPLQLSLGALFLMYGVSEWLLPESALPASVAAGIVVGRRPGPHTAELDGLIQELAQLAITMLFPLLAADVSWAELSPLGWGGILCVLSLMLVVRPIGVGVATIGLPFKLEQRLFLGWLAPRGIVTAAVASLFAIRLEQAGILGAGRLQGLVFLTILMTVGLQGLTAQPLARALGLVKADEDEPVSAEATAQTRDILTDSRQ, translated from the coding sequence ATGACGCCTGAGCGTCTGGGCCTCCTCTGGGGCGTCACGGTCTTTTCTGGTGCTGCGGCCCGGCTCTTGGCGGCAAAGTCAGAATTTCCTGGGGTGGTACTGCTCCTCGTGTCGGGGCTGTTGATTGGTCGCTCTGGTTTGGGTTGGGTTGAACCCCTTGATCTTGGCTCCGGGCTTGGCACCGTAGTGGGCCTGCTTGTCAGCCTGGTGCTGTTCGATGGTGGACTCAATCTGCGTCTGCCTGGCGACACGATCAAGGCCACGGTGCAGCGCATTGCAGCCCTGAGATTGTTGATCTCCCTGGGAGGCGGACTGATGGCGGCCCATTGGCTGGCCGGCCTCAGCTGGTCGCTCGCCGCTGTGTTCAGTGCCATCGTTCTGGCCACGGGGCCAACGGTGGTCACCCCCTTGGTGCGTCAGATCCGGCTCACGCCTCCGCTGGGGGAAGTTCTGGAAGCAGAAGGATTGGTGCTCGAGCCTATCGGCGCCGTTTTAGCCCTACTGCTGTTGGAGCTTGCCCTGGGCAATCTGCATGGCTGGCGTGAGGTGATGCTGGGCTTGCTGTATCGCTTGGGTGGCGGTGTGTTGATCGGTGCGAGCGTCGGCTGGCTGCTGTCTGAAGTGCTCAGAAGGCTCAATCCAGATCAATTGCAGGGGCTGCCGCTGCAGCTCAGCCTGGGTGCGCTCTTTCTGATGTATGGAGTCAGTGAGTGGCTTTTGCCTGAATCAGCCCTGCCAGCTTCGGTGGCCGCAGGCATCGTCGTTGGTCGCCGTCCAGGCCCCCACACCGCTGAACTGGATGGCCTCATCCAGGAACTGGCGCAGTTGGCGATCACGATGCTGTTCCCCCTGCTCGCGGCTGACGTGTCCTGGGCTGAACTCAGCCCGCTCGGTTGGGGTGGGATCCTTTGCGTATTGTCGTTGATGCTCGTGGTCCGTCCCATCGGTGTGGGTGTGGCCACCATCGGTTTGCCCTTCAAGCTTGAGCAACGGCTTTTTCTGGGTTGGCTTGCTCCGCGAGGCATCGTCACCGCAGCGGTGGCTTCACTCTTCGCCATTCGTCTGGAGCAGGCCGGGATCCTCGGGGCTGGACGCCTTCAGGGGTTGGTGTTTCTGACGATCCTGATGACAGTTGGCCTGCAGGGACTTACAGCTCAGCCGTTGGCTCGGGCTCTCGGTCTGGTGAAAGCTGATGAGGATGAGCCGGTCTCAGCTGAGGCAACGGCGCAGACGCGGGACATCCTCACCGATTCGCGCCAGTAG
- a CDS encoding YajQ family cyclic di-GMP-binding protein, which translates to MASTYSFDVVSDFDRQELVNTLDQVRRDVGNRYDLKDSNTEIDLEETELVITTASDMTLQAVEDVLRTKATKRNLSLKIFDFQTPETAGGNRVKQVVKLRKGLNQDIAKKLSKMVRDELKKVTVAIQGESVRITGKSKDDLQAAIQLVKGKEDELDVPLQFENYR; encoded by the coding sequence ATGGCCAGTACGTATTCCTTCGATGTGGTGTCTGACTTTGATCGTCAGGAACTGGTGAACACCCTTGACCAGGTGCGTCGCGATGTGGGGAATCGTTATGACCTCAAGGATTCCAACACTGAGATCGATCTGGAGGAGACGGAGCTGGTGATCACCACGGCAAGTGATATGACGCTGCAGGCTGTGGAGGATGTGTTGCGCACCAAGGCCACCAAGCGCAACCTTTCACTCAAGATTTTTGACTTTCAAACGCCTGAAACAGCGGGAGGCAATCGGGTGAAGCAAGTGGTGAAGCTGCGCAAGGGGCTCAACCAGGACATTGCCAAGAAACTCAGCAAGATGGTTCGCGATGAGCTGAAGAAAGTGACTGTGGCCATCCAGGGTGAAAGTGTGCGGATTACGGGCAAGAGCAAGGACGACCTGCAGGCTGCGATTCAGCTTGTTAAGGGCAAGGAAGATGAGCTTGATGTTCCTTTGCAGTTTGAGAACTATCGCTGA
- the rplS gene encoding 50S ribosomal protein L19 translates to MAADSKDTAVTDENTETAVDAAPEAPAAKSSTPGKKLSAEALISAFETAQQKDDLPEIYVGDTVRVGVRISEGNKERVQPYEGVVISKRHGGLNQTITVRRIFQGIGVERVFMLHSPQVASIKVERRGKVRRAKLFYLRERVGKATRVKQRFDR, encoded by the coding sequence ATGGCAGCCGATTCGAAGGACACAGCGGTGACCGACGAGAACACCGAAACGGCTGTGGATGCAGCACCTGAGGCCCCAGCGGCAAAATCCAGCACACCTGGAAAGAAGCTGAGCGCCGAAGCCCTGATAAGCGCGTTTGAAACGGCTCAGCAGAAGGATGACCTTCCTGAGATCTACGTTGGTGACACCGTGCGTGTAGGCGTGCGCATCAGCGAGGGCAACAAAGAACGTGTGCAGCCCTACGAAGGCGTGGTCATCTCCAAACGCCATGGAGGTCTGAACCAAACCATTACGGTGCGGCGCATTTTCCAAGGTATTGGCGTGGAGCGGGTGTTCATGCTTCACAGCCCGCAGGTGGCTTCCATCAAGGTGGAGCGGCGCGGTAAAGTAAGAAGGGCGAAGCTTTTCTATCTGCGGGAACGGGTGGGCAAGGCCACCCGCGTGAAGCAGCGCTTCGATCGCTGA
- the map gene encoding type I methionyl aminopeptidase, giving the protein MNLFADLLASTQAAQGQVTATGPRIQKRRGVEIKSAREVKIMRQASHIVATVLREVMGMVAPGQTTGDIDAYAEKRIREMGATPSFKGYHGFPASICASINNEVVHGIPSPKRVIRQGDLLKVDTGAYFEGYHGDSCITICVGDAPEEAQTLSRVAKEALMAGLSQVKAGNTLLDIAGAVEDHVKSNGFSVVEDYTGHGVGRNLHEEPSVFNFRTDELPNVTLRPGMTLAIEPILNAGSKACRTLRDQWTVVTRDGSLSAQWEHTVLVTSDGCEILTDRGD; this is encoded by the coding sequence ATGAATCTCTTTGCTGATCTTCTGGCATCCACCCAGGCGGCCCAGGGGCAGGTGACAGCAACAGGCCCAAGGATTCAGAAGCGTCGCGGCGTTGAGATCAAATCAGCCCGTGAAGTGAAGATCATGCGCCAGGCCAGCCACATCGTCGCCACCGTGCTGCGCGAGGTGATGGGCATGGTGGCGCCCGGTCAGACGACGGGAGATATTGATGCCTATGCGGAAAAACGCATTCGAGAGATGGGGGCGACCCCAAGTTTCAAGGGGTATCACGGTTTTCCGGCGAGCATCTGCGCCAGCATCAACAATGAAGTGGTCCATGGCATTCCCAGCCCGAAGCGGGTGATTCGGCAGGGCGATCTGCTGAAGGTGGATACAGGCGCCTACTTCGAGGGCTATCACGGCGACAGCTGCATCACGATCTGCGTGGGTGACGCGCCCGAGGAAGCACAGACGCTGAGCCGTGTCGCCAAGGAAGCCTTGATGGCAGGTCTCAGCCAGGTCAAAGCAGGAAACACGCTTCTGGATATTGCCGGCGCCGTGGAAGACCATGTCAAATCCAACGGTTTCAGTGTTGTTGAGGACTACACCGGCCACGGCGTGGGTCGAAACCTGCACGAAGAACCTTCCGTGTTCAATTTCCGCACCGACGAGCTTCCCAACGTCACCTTGCGTCCTGGCATGACCCTGGCTATTGAGCCCATCCTCAATGCGGGTAGTAAGGCCTGCCGCACACTCCGGGATCAGTGGACTGTGGTCACCCGTGATGGCTCCCTCTCGGCGCAGTGGGAGCACACCGTTCTGGTGACCAGTGATGGATGCGAGATCCTTACGGACCGGGGCGACTGA
- a CDS encoding cytidine deaminase, whose translation MSNADSLLIPARQAAKHAHCPYSNFRVGATVRCDDGTVINGCNVENASYGLSICAERVALFTAISLGKRPLELAVSCIDAQSDSAPGGSRMPCGACRQVMQELLPSDAHVCIDGVGTIPLEHLFPAPFQLGDSSINQQLQRDNRYDPKDPQAL comes from the coding sequence ATGAGCAACGCTGATTCCCTGCTGATCCCAGCTCGACAAGCAGCGAAGCACGCCCACTGCCCTTATTCGAACTTTCGCGTGGGGGCGACGGTTCGCTGTGATGACGGCACCGTCATTAACGGCTGCAATGTGGAAAACGCCAGTTATGGACTGAGCATCTGCGCAGAACGCGTCGCGCTCTTCACAGCAATCAGTCTCGGCAAACGACCGCTCGAACTGGCCGTGAGCTGCATCGATGCCCAAAGCGATTCAGCCCCAGGCGGGTCCCGGATGCCATGCGGCGCCTGCCGACAGGTAATGCAAGAACTGCTGCCGAGCGATGCCCATGTGTGCATCGATGGTGTGGGGACCATCCCACTCGAACACCTTTTCCCAGCACCATTTCAACTGGGCGATTCAAGCATCAACCAACAATTACAGCGAGACAATCGATATGATCCAAAGGATCCTCAAGCTCTTTAG
- a CDS encoding hyperconserved protein Hcp, with product MELDLQPGDVVKVLESAALGWVRARVIRVKSGGRVVVQSDQGREFTARGNQVRLIEPAGFRP from the coding sequence ATGGAGTTGGATCTTCAACCTGGTGATGTTGTGAAGGTGTTGGAATCAGCCGCTCTAGGCTGGGTCCGTGCCCGAGTGATACGCGTCAAATCCGGCGGCCGTGTGGTCGTTCAAAGTGATCAAGGACGTGAGTTCACCGCCCGCGGCAATCAAGTTCGCCTCATCGAACCTGCAGGATTCCGTCCCTGA
- a CDS encoding glycosyltransferase family 2 protein, which translates to MSSFAVAVRVFDGEAPYLQSFIDHHRRIGVEAFYPVLAPGAAPLCREIFSRNGIVFHESDGQRIGSVQESIREDYVAVIDADEYLHPDLFSFLDEENIESLLMPWRLTASMNDDFFEAPQKRFFVFPQVKSIVKTTALKRLRLHASNTIGSGRCLGVAQGQQFPVQHYYLRGLDDLLLKEGGVVKRTLAQSSGRKPVKLNADAGAMDFPSRHARVAFLLNALNAMPVQLDPYRMSLDRTMLDHLRNDVEGDPEAAKQVLRDSVVKIQKVYRRSTIHREIKSTQQLLASDPCKVSYQKRVLKLLRQDFQFRRSWLGRFENARDSLMMHWT; encoded by the coding sequence GTGAGCAGCTTCGCTGTCGCGGTTCGGGTCTTTGATGGCGAGGCTCCCTATTTGCAGTCATTTATTGACCATCATCGCCGCATTGGAGTAGAGGCTTTTTATCCGGTGCTTGCTCCTGGAGCTGCTCCATTGTGTCGCGAAATTTTTTCGAGAAATGGAATTGTCTTCCACGAGTCTGATGGCCAGAGGATTGGTTCTGTTCAGGAATCAATTCGTGAAGATTATGTTGCTGTTATCGATGCTGATGAATATTTGCATCCAGATTTGTTCTCTTTCCTGGACGAGGAGAACATCGAATCTCTCCTGATGCCCTGGAGGTTGACGGCATCGATGAACGACGACTTTTTCGAAGCCCCTCAAAAGCGATTTTTTGTTTTCCCTCAGGTGAAATCGATTGTCAAAACAACCGCGCTCAAGCGGCTTCGTCTTCACGCGTCCAATACCATCGGTTCAGGGCGCTGTCTGGGGGTTGCTCAGGGACAGCAATTCCCTGTTCAGCACTACTACCTTCGCGGTCTCGATGACCTCTTGTTGAAAGAGGGCGGTGTGGTAAAGCGAACTTTGGCGCAAAGCTCAGGTCGCAAGCCCGTGAAGCTGAATGCAGATGCGGGAGCGATGGATTTCCCAAGCCGTCATGCCCGCGTGGCGTTTCTGTTGAATGCTCTCAATGCAATGCCTGTGCAGCTTGATCCTTACCGCATGTCTTTGGATCGAACCATGTTGGATCATCTTCGGAACGACGTTGAAGGTGACCCTGAAGCAGCCAAACAAGTATTGCGCGATAGTGTTGTGAAGATACAAAAGGTTTACCGGCGTAGCACGATTCATCGAGAGATTAAGTCCACGCAGCAACTGCTTGCTTCAGATCCCTGCAAGGTCAGTTATCAGAAACGTGTGCTGAAACTGCTCCGTCAAGATTTTCAGTTTCGTCGCTCATGGTTGGGACGTTTTGAAAACGCTCGTGACTCCTTGATGATGCATTGGACTTGA
- a CDS encoding SDR family oxidoreductase: MPQAGPMAQSPYNGRCIGITGSRGALGAALTRRFRAAGARVIGFTHSSTPPEQADGPHHWVNWSCGNEASLDPHLEEIDVLILNHAINPQGNQSLEVINQALEINALSSWRLMQRFEAISRASPKIHPREVWVNTSEAEIQPAVSPVYELTKRMLGQLVSIRGAVLDETGREALTLRKLVLGPFRSSLNPIGVMDADFVATQVLRQASWGFRLVIVTPNPLTYVLMPLTELGRRAYSRILSRPGP; this comes from the coding sequence ATGCCCCAAGCTGGACCCATGGCCCAGTCCCCCTATAACGGCCGATGCATCGGCATCACTGGCTCACGCGGAGCCCTCGGAGCGGCCCTGACCCGCCGCTTCCGAGCCGCAGGGGCCCGCGTGATTGGTTTCACCCACAGTTCCACGCCGCCAGAGCAAGCCGATGGCCCTCACCATTGGGTGAATTGGAGCTGCGGCAACGAAGCCAGCCTGGATCCCCATCTGGAGGAAATCGATGTTCTGATCCTCAACCACGCCATCAATCCACAGGGCAACCAAAGCCTCGAGGTCATCAACCAAGCTCTGGAAATCAACGCGCTCAGCAGTTGGCGGCTGATGCAGCGCTTTGAGGCCATCAGCAGAGCCTCCCCAAAGATCCACCCAAGGGAAGTGTGGGTCAACACATCAGAAGCTGAAATTCAGCCTGCCGTCAGCCCGGTGTACGAACTCACCAAGCGGATGCTTGGACAGCTTGTCAGCATCCGCGGTGCAGTTCTCGATGAAACAGGCCGGGAGGCTCTGACCCTACGCAAACTGGTGCTTGGCCCCTTTCGCTCGTCGCTCAATCCGATCGGGGTGATGGACGCCGATTTCGTCGCCACCCAGGTGCTGCGTCAGGCGAGCTGGGGATTCCGCCTGGTGATCGTCACACCAAACCCCCTGACTTATGTTCTGATGCCCCTGACCGAACTGGGACGGCGGGCTTACAGCCGAATCCTCAGTCGCCCCGGTCCGTAA
- a CDS encoding phosphotransacetylase family protein, which yields MGTTLLIGSCEPFSGKSALVLGIAQQLSRAGQQIRFGKPLATSLDWDPNQGPLPQPLIDDDVRFVGETLNLPPERLIPSMHLLSPTTAAQRLGQGELEAGRGFEELRQRIQTGEGLTLLECAGSLQEGLLYGLSLPQLATGLDAQVVLVHLWQDSRSVDALLAAKQTLGDRLVGVVLNAVTPEEVESLERQVVPALHGLGLQVFGVMPRSPLLRSVTVGELVRRLNARVICCQERQELLVETLSIGAMNVNSAMEFFRKRRNMAVVTGADRTDIQLAALEASTQCLILTGAGEPLPQLINRAEELDVPLLKVEHDTLATVGVIEQAFGHVRLHEAVKATYAFRLVEEHCKLDQLFNALNLTVQHA from the coding sequence ATGGGAACGACACTGTTGATCGGATCGTGTGAGCCGTTCAGTGGAAAGTCGGCTCTCGTTCTTGGGATCGCCCAACAGCTTTCCCGTGCCGGACAGCAAATTCGCTTCGGCAAACCTTTGGCCACAAGCCTGGATTGGGATCCAAATCAGGGCCCGTTACCGCAACCTCTGATTGACGACGACGTTCGCTTTGTTGGTGAAACGCTGAATCTGCCACCTGAGCGTCTGATTCCATCGATGCATCTGCTGTCCCCCACAACAGCTGCTCAACGCCTCGGCCAGGGTGAGCTGGAAGCCGGACGAGGCTTCGAGGAGCTGCGCCAGCGCATTCAGACGGGGGAAGGTCTCACGCTTTTGGAATGTGCGGGAAGCCTGCAGGAGGGACTCCTCTATGGCCTCAGCCTTCCGCAGCTGGCGACAGGCCTTGATGCCCAGGTTGTGCTGGTGCACCTGTGGCAGGACAGTCGCAGTGTTGATGCACTTCTGGCGGCCAAGCAGACCCTGGGAGATCGCCTGGTCGGTGTTGTCTTAAACGCAGTCACCCCAGAGGAGGTCGAGAGTTTGGAGCGTCAAGTGGTGCCTGCTCTGCATGGCCTCGGCTTGCAGGTGTTCGGAGTTATGCCCCGTTCCCCATTGCTTCGCAGCGTCACTGTCGGCGAGCTGGTGAGGCGTCTGAACGCACGCGTGATTTGCTGTCAGGAACGGCAAGAACTGCTGGTGGAAACCCTGAGCATCGGTGCGATGAATGTGAATTCGGCCATGGAGTTCTTCCGAAAACGACGCAACATGGCTGTCGTCACGGGGGCGGATCGCACCGATATTCAACTTGCTGCTCTTGAGGCTTCAACCCAGTGTTTGATCCTCACCGGAGCAGGGGAACCTTTGCCTCAGTTAATCAATCGTGCTGAAGAACTGGATGTGCCTCTGCTCAAGGTGGAGCACGACACTCTCGCTACAGTTGGAGTGATTGAGCAGGCCTTCGGTCACGTAAGGCTGCATGAAGCCGTGAAGGCCACCTACGCCTTCCGTCTTGTTGAGGAGCACTGCAAGCTTGATCAGCTCTTCAATGCATTGAACCTGACCGTTCAGCACGCTTGA
- the ebsA gene encoding type IV pilus biogenesis protein EbsA: protein MSDVAQQVLFAPYCGGVGRETDLAAALQILGQGGLKGRRPVAGSDGYTYELRWNGVAAPLERLECVLRFPGHPEGDIDFSVITHQLVDWLMDRSHQQHPEPDLPNGFWQWLLVERRDSPEQA from the coding sequence GTGTCAGACGTCGCTCAACAGGTTCTGTTCGCTCCTTATTGCGGCGGTGTCGGACGTGAAACAGATCTCGCCGCAGCTCTGCAGATCCTGGGCCAAGGTGGGCTGAAGGGGCGTCGTCCAGTCGCTGGGAGCGACGGCTATACCTATGAACTTCGCTGGAACGGTGTCGCTGCACCCCTTGAGAGGCTTGAGTGCGTGCTCCGTTTTCCCGGTCATCCCGAAGGAGACATTGATTTCTCTGTGATTACCCATCAACTGGTGGATTGGCTGATGGATCGTTCCCATCAGCAGCACCCAGAACCGGATCTGCCCAATGGGTTCTGGCAGTGGTTGTTGGTTGAGCGCCGGGATTCTCCTGAGCAGGCCTAG
- a CDS encoding MAPEG family protein has translation MTPAFAWALCLMGAVVMVSIVLTGAGRAKADFTMADLQAPRAMFERLPAFGQRAVWAQENSWEALTLGAPAMLLCLISGVNSPAASVAAWVWPAIRFLYLFAYVGNIPPLRGLCWATGVTAVGVCYVEGLRAVIRAAA, from the coding sequence ATGACACCCGCATTTGCCTGGGCGCTCTGTCTGATGGGAGCTGTCGTGATGGTGAGCATCGTGCTCACCGGCGCAGGAAGAGCAAAAGCAGATTTCACGATGGCTGATCTGCAAGCACCACGGGCGATGTTCGAACGGCTGCCCGCCTTTGGTCAGCGTGCCGTCTGGGCACAGGAGAACAGCTGGGAAGCTCTGACTCTGGGCGCTCCTGCGATGCTGTTGTGCCTGATCAGCGGTGTCAACAGCCCAGCGGCAAGTGTTGCAGCCTGGGTCTGGCCGGCCATCCGTTTCCTGTACCTTTTTGCCTACGTCGGCAACATTCCGCCCCTCAGAGGACTGTGCTGGGCAACGGGAGTCACGGCCGTCGGCGTTTGCTACGTCGAGGGACTAAGGGCCGTGATCCGTGCAGCTGCTTGA
- a CDS encoding DNA recombination-mediator protein A, whose amino-acid sequence MKSGGGFSLGQSLDLPALDRVDTLAQELALLQDKSQRRIAILGSRHVPVVAVHLIELVARSLVQEGHSLVTSGSQGVNAAVIRGCLEVDPSKLTVLLPQSLDRQVPEIRDLLDRVLHLVDKPEQDDLPLPMASSLCNQEIINRCDQLICLAFHDSETLLASARTAEDMGKVVSLLYFD is encoded by the coding sequence ATGAAATCAGGCGGCGGGTTTTCCTTGGGTCAGTCACTGGATCTGCCGGCTCTGGATCGGGTCGACACGCTTGCTCAGGAACTTGCACTTTTGCAAGACAAAAGCCAGCGAAGGATCGCCATCCTGGGCAGCCGCCATGTTCCTGTTGTGGCAGTTCATTTGATCGAGCTCGTGGCTCGCTCTCTCGTTCAGGAAGGACATTCCCTGGTCACATCTGGCTCCCAGGGGGTAAATGCTGCAGTGATTCGAGGATGTCTGGAGGTGGATCCCTCCAAGCTCACCGTGCTGTTGCCTCAAAGCCTTGACCGTCAGGTCCCTGAAATCAGAGATCTCCTGGATCGTGTATTGCACCTTGTGGACAAGCCTGAGCAGGATGATCTGCCCTTGCCGATGGCCAGCAGTTTGTGCAACCAGGAAATCATCAACCGATGTGATCAGTTGATCTGCCTCGCCTTTCACGACAGTGAAACGCTGTTGGCCAGTGCTCGCACTGCAGAAGATATGGGAAAGGTTGTGAGTCTTCTGTATTTCGATTGA
- the gltX gene encoding glutamate--tRNA ligase, translated as MVRVRLAPSPTGTLHIGTARTAVFNWLYAKHEQGTFVLRIEDTDKERSKPEYTENILEGLKWLGLNWDEEPVVQSERVTQHREAIQTLLDRGLAYRCYASESELTAMREAQKAANQAPRYDNRHRHLTQDQEQAFQAEGREAVIRFRIDDAAEIRWNDLVRGAMSWRGVDLGGDMVIARRAPADEIGNPLYNLVVVVDDAAMEITHVIRGEDHIANTAKQLLLYEALGLPLPTFAHAPLILNAEGRKLSKRDGVTSINDFRAMGYTPDAIANYMTLLGWSVPEGMEERFSLSEAAAVFGFDRVNKAGARFDWDKLNWLNAQVLHDWPAAQLLDELTPLWAERGWTPPSDTSWCLDLCALLGPSLTLLKDGVDQAEPFFDCPDLQKDALEQLAIEGAKAAIADLLQRLENNSWDGSDSDQAKAWLGEAAKAAGVKKGVVMKSLRAALLGRLQGPDLITTWSLLARIGEDVPRLRRCLS; from the coding sequence ATGGTGCGCGTTCGATTGGCCCCCAGCCCAACGGGCACGCTTCATATCGGCACGGCACGCACCGCAGTTTTCAACTGGCTTTACGCCAAGCATGAACAGGGAACATTCGTGCTTCGTATTGAAGACACCGACAAGGAGCGATCCAAACCCGAGTACACCGAGAACATCCTGGAGGGATTGAAGTGGCTCGGGCTCAACTGGGATGAAGAGCCCGTCGTTCAAAGCGAACGGGTTACACAGCATCGCGAAGCGATTCAGACCCTTCTCGACCGTGGATTGGCCTACCGCTGCTACGCCAGCGAATCGGAACTTACGGCTATGCGCGAAGCGCAGAAAGCTGCCAATCAAGCTCCGCGCTACGACAACCGCCACAGACACCTGACACAGGATCAGGAGCAGGCCTTCCAGGCTGAAGGCCGTGAAGCGGTGATCCGCTTTCGCATTGATGACGCAGCGGAGATCCGCTGGAACGATCTGGTGCGTGGAGCCATGAGCTGGCGTGGCGTCGATCTTGGCGGTGACATGGTCATCGCCCGTCGCGCTCCTGCCGATGAGATCGGGAACCCCCTCTACAACCTTGTGGTGGTCGTGGATGACGCCGCAATGGAGATCACCCATGTGATCCGCGGCGAAGACCACATCGCCAACACGGCCAAGCAACTGCTTCTCTACGAAGCGCTAGGCCTGCCCTTGCCCACCTTTGCTCACGCTCCCCTCATTCTCAACGCCGAGGGACGCAAACTGTCCAAACGAGATGGTGTGACTTCGATCAACGACTTCCGCGCCATGGGCTATACCCCTGATGCCATTGCCAACTACATGACGTTGTTGGGGTGGTCTGTACCGGAGGGTATGGAAGAGCGGTTCAGCCTCAGCGAGGCTGCTGCCGTCTTTGGTTTCGACCGTGTCAACAAAGCGGGGGCGCGTTTTGACTGGGACAAACTCAACTGGCTCAATGCCCAGGTTCTGCATGACTGGCCGGCAGCGCAGCTCTTGGATGAACTAACGCCCCTCTGGGCTGAACGCGGATGGACACCACCCAGCGACACCAGCTGGTGCCTCGACCTCTGTGCCTTGCTGGGGCCCTCCCTCACCTTGCTCAAAGATGGCGTCGACCAAGCGGAACCGTTCTTTGACTGCCCTGATCTCCAGAAGGATGCGCTTGAGCAACTCGCGATCGAAGGAGCCAAAGCAGCCATTGCCGACCTGCTTCAGCGGCTCGAAAACAATTCTTGGGATGGAAGCGACAGTGATCAGGCCAAGGCCTGGTTGGGGGAAGCCGCCAAGGCTGCTGGCGTGAAAAAAGGTGTGGTGATGAAGTCCCTACGCGCTGCGCTTCTGGGACGTCTTCAGGGACCTGATCTGATCACCACGTGGTCCCTACTGGCGCGAATCGGTGAGGATGTCCCGCGTCTGCGCCGTTGCCTCAGCTGA
- a CDS encoding nucleoside 2-deoxyribosyltransferase, whose amino-acid sequence MNENTARTIYLASAYGFSAQWKRLLLPEFIGALEALGLEVWEPFARNGQVNLAEPGWAYRVAQRDLQDVRNADALFAIVNGTPPDEGVMVELGAAIALGKPIFLFRDDFRKCTDSEHYPLNLMLFAGLPEVEWEQYVYSHLSEISHPQKALARWVQS is encoded by the coding sequence ATGAACGAAAACACGGCACGCACGATTTATCTGGCATCTGCTTACGGCTTTTCAGCCCAGTGGAAGCGGTTGTTGTTGCCGGAGTTCATCGGGGCCTTGGAAGCCCTTGGATTGGAGGTGTGGGAGCCCTTTGCGCGTAACGGTCAGGTGAATCTGGCGGAGCCGGGTTGGGCTTATCGCGTTGCCCAGCGGGATCTGCAGGATGTTCGTAATGCCGATGCCCTGTTCGCCATTGTCAACGGAACACCACCTGATGAAGGGGTGATGGTGGAGCTTGGTGCTGCGATTGCTCTAGGGAAGCCAATATTTTTGTTTCGCGATGATTTCCGCAAGTGCACTGATTCTGAGCACTACCCGCTCAATCTGATGTTGTTTGCAGGCCTGCCGGAAGTGGAATGGGAGCAGTATGTGTATAGCCATTTGTCGGAAATCAGTCATCCTCAGAAAGCATTGGCCCGCTGGGTTCAATCGTAA
- a CDS encoding phosphoribosyltransferase, translating to MQVLSWPQFDQAVQLLASRFADSAVTGVYGVPRGGLCLAVALSHAIARPLLSSPEQSALIVDDVYETGRTLQALKAQVPDATFAVWVSKGCPDWWTAAVVVESSQWLVFPWENLDQARADEQAYRTSRGLG from the coding sequence ATGCAGGTACTCAGCTGGCCCCAATTCGATCAGGCTGTGCAGTTATTGGCCTCACGGTTTGCGGATTCCGCTGTAACCGGGGTCTACGGGGTCCCCCGGGGCGGTCTGTGCCTTGCAGTTGCGCTGAGCCATGCCATCGCTCGGCCCTTGCTGTCATCACCAGAGCAATCAGCCTTGATTGTGGACGATGTCTATGAAACCGGACGCACGTTGCAGGCACTAAAGGCTCAGGTGCCGGACGCCACTTTTGCCGTGTGGGTGAGCAAGGGGTGTCCTGACTGGTGGACGGCAGCTGTGGTTGTCGAGTCATCGCAATGGCTGGTGTTCCCGTGGGAGAACCTTGACCAGGCCCGTGCCGATGAGCAGGCTTATCGCACCTCCCGTGGCCTGGGATGA